A portion of the Manihot esculenta cultivar AM560-2 chromosome 2, M.esculenta_v8, whole genome shotgun sequence genome contains these proteins:
- the LOC110610038 gene encoding F-box protein 7 translates to MASDFTFQVPAELETALQLKTVQYLVTQRPWLDLYGVNIRPVAPYGSASRRQNNDPALIHRCLPDELLLEVFSRMNPYDLGRAACVCRKWRYTLRNPAFWRTACLKAWQLSGVVENYKILQSKYESSWRRMWLLRPRVRTDGLYVSRNTYIRAGVREWNVTNPVHLVCYYRYIRFFPSGRFLYKTTSHTVKDVVKCMNLRASKADDVFSGRYTLTDDKVEASFLYPGLRPTLWKVCLRLRGTTAGANNRMDILSLVTSKVDSNGVSGPEEDIIGEVEDWQEDEISRTSHKRGLAPFAFVPFEEVETSVLNLPVEKMDYYVPG, encoded by the exons ATGGCTTCAG ATTTTACTTTTCAAGTTCCTGCTGAGCTCGAGACAGCTTTGCAATTGAAGACCGTCCAGTACTTAGTTACACAAAGGCCATGGCTCG ATCTCTATGGAGTTAACATTCGACCTGTTGCACCATATGGGAGTGCAAGTAGAAGACAGAATAATGATCCTGCTTTGATACACCGTTGCTTGCCAGATGAGCTGCTCTTGGAG GTCTTTTCCCGAATGAATCCATATGATTTAGGAAGGGCTGCTTGTGTATGTCGAAAATGGAGATATACTCTTCGTAATCCTGCATTCTGGCGTACTGCTTGCTTAAAGGCTTGGCAA CTATCTGGAGTGGTTGAAAACTATAAGATTTTACAATCAAAATATGAGAGCTCGTGGAGGAGAATGTGGCTTTTAAGACCAAGAGTCCGTACTGATg GTCTCTATGTGAGCAGGAACACCTATATTCGTGCTGGTGTGAGAGAGTGGAATGTCACCAATCCAGTTCATTTG GTTTGCTACTATCGTTACATTAGATTCTTCCCATCTGGCAGGTTTCTTTATAAA ACTACTTCTCATACGGTGAAGGATGTTGTGAAATGCATGAATCTCCGGGCATCTAAAGCTGATGATGTTTTTAGTGGCCGTTACACATTGACCGATGACAAG GTTGAAGCTTCTTTCCTGTACCCTGGACTGCGCCCAACTCTATGGAAAGTCTGTCTAAG GTTAAGAGGAACAACTGCAGGGGCTAACAATCGGATGGATATACTCTCACTTGTTACAAGTAAAGTTGATAGCAATGGGGTCAGTGGGCCTGAGGAGGACATCATTGGAGAAGTTGAGGACTGGCAAGAGGATGAGATTTCTCGCACATCACACAAGAGGGGACTTGCACCTTTTGCATTTGTTCCATTTGAAGAG GTGGAAACATCAGTTCTGAACCTGCCTGTAGAAAAGATGGATTATTATGTTCCTGGCTAG
- the LOC110608480 gene encoding acetyltransferase At1g77540, giving the protein MATAGAAAAAQAEAPKIVWNENQRRFETEDKEAYIEYVLRNDGKVMDLVHTYVPRSKRGLGMASHLCVAALNHAKSHSISIVPTCSYVSDTFLPRNPSWNSVVYSEDLKSNTEATSEDVRSNM; this is encoded by the exons ATGGCAACAGCAggggcagcagcagcagcacaaGCTGAGGCGCCGAAGATCGTGTGGAACGAAAACCAACGCAGATTTGAAACAGAAGACAAGGAAGCCTACATCGAGTATGTGCTCAGAAACGATGGAAAAGTGATGGATTTAGTGCATACCTATGTCCCTCGTTCAAAGAGAGGATTAGGTATGGCTTCTCACCTTTGCGTTGCTGCTCTTAATCACGCCAAGTCCCACTCCATTTCCATTGTCCCTACCTGCTCCTACGTCTCG GACACATTCCTTCCACGGAACCCATCGTGGAATTCTGTTGTGTATTCAGAAGATCTCAAATCAAATACAGAAGCAACTTCAGAAGATGTTAGATCAAATATGTAA
- the LOC110604151 gene encoding V-type proton ATPase subunit c4, translated as MSSGFSGDETAPFFGFLGAAAALVFSCMGAAYGTAKSGVGVASMGVMRPELVMKSIVPVVMAGVLGIYGLIIAVIISTGINPKAKSYYLFDGYAHLSSGLACGLAGLSAGMAIGIVGDAGVRANAQQPKLFVGMILILIFAEALALYGLIVGIILSSRAGQSRAE; from the exons ATGTCTTCGGGTTTCAGCGGCGATGAGACTGCTCCTTTTTTCGGCTTCCTCGGAGCCGCCGCAGCTCTCGTCTTTTCTT GCATGGGTGCGGCTTATGGGACTGCAAAGAGTGGGGTGGGTGTGGCTTCCATGGGAGTGATGCGACCCGAGCTCGTAATGAAGTCGATAGTTCCAGTAGTTATGGCTGGAGTTTTGGGGATTTACGGTTTAATTATAGCTGTTATTATTAGTACTGGTATTAATCCCAAGGCTAAATCTTATTATCTTTTTGATGGGTATGCTCACTTGTCCTCTGGTCTTGCTTGTGGGCTTGCTGGTTTATCTGCCGGTATGGCAATTGGGATCGTCGGTGATGCTGGAGTCCG GGCTAATGCACAGCAACCGAAGCTGTTCGTAGGAATGATTCTCATCCTTATCTTTGCTGAAGCACTTGCTCTCTACGGTCTTATTGTTGGAATCATTCTCTCATCTCGAGCTGGCCAATCTCGTGCAGAGTAG